Part of the Flavobacteriales bacterium genome, GATTACGTAGGTTATCTTGTCGCTTCTTGTTCCTTTATAGGAGATTATAAGCGCGGTATAGAGTGCCATGAGATCAAATCCAATACAAGGTTCTCCAACAGTTACACCTAAAGTGCCTGGAATTCGAAGTAATCTATCTGCTGAAATTATTTCTATCTTATAAGAAAGACATTTCAATAGAATACCACAATGATTGAGAATTAAGTCTATAACGCCTAGGCTAAAATTATTATATAAATCTAATAAATAGGGAGTTCTCCAAATTATTGCAAAGGCAACTTTCCAAAGTCCAACAAGAGTGATAAAATAAATTGCAAATCGATATAGGTCGGTGTTTTTCTTAAAGATTGAATAGATAAAAGGAGAATAGGAGAATAAAGAGTCGACAATTTTACGCATGGCTTCAATTTGAAATTTATAGTGTTGTCTTATCAATACTTATTCCAGTCTTTTAAAATGGATACAATTGATTCACTAACTGTTGCGTTTCCCGGGCAATTTGCGATCTGCTTCAATCTACGATGTAGAATATCGTCTCTGATAGAGAATTGATTTGCCTCCATTAATATTTAAAAATGAAGGTTTACTAGTGGAAAGTCAGAGAAACTACACTTGGCATTGAATTGTATGTAAGGGTTGGAAATCAATATTTGGAAATTATGAAAAAGGAGAAAATATTAATAATAGACGATGACCAGTATATGCGTCAGTTCCTTCATTATTACTTGCAGACACACTATAGGGTCGTTGCTATGAACAATGGACATGATGCGCTAGTCTACTTACAAAAAGGTAATACAGCGGATCTAATAATATCTGATTTGGATATGCCGGAGATGAATGGCAATAAATTATTAGAACACATTAAAAGCAGTTCTTTCTTTAGAGATATCCCTTTTATGGTGCTGTCTGGAAAACAGGGAAGTACAGAGCGGATTAAATGCTTGGAGT contains:
- a CDS encoding archaeosortase/exosortase family protein codes for the protein MRKIVDSLFSYSPFIYSIFKKNTDLYRFAIYFITLVGLWKVAFAIIWRTPYLLDLYNNFSLGVIDLILNHCGILLKCLSYKIEIISADRLLRIPGTLGVTVGEPCIGFDLMALYTALIISYKGTRSDKITYVIFGLVIIHFINIIRICALSILVSINSKIWELNHKVIFTLIVYSVIFMLWKKWIIHNTSLSK
- a CDS encoding response regulator, whose protein sequence is MKKEKILIIDDDQYMRQFLHYYLQTHYRVVAMNNGHDALVYLQKGNTADLIISDLDMPEMNGNKLLEHIKSSSFFRDIPFMVLSGKQGSTERIKCLELGAIDFVMKPFNPEELKVKVYNIFKGLKMAG